The DNA window GCGCAGATGTTCTTGCCGCCGCCCTCCGCCTTGATGAAGCTCTCCATCACTTCCTTGCCCTTGGTCCGGGTAAAGTCGCCGGACTGGGTGCGGACGATCTTCATGCCGGGATTGGCGGCGACGACCTGATCGAAGCCCTTCTTGCGGTTGATCGCCGGGCTCGAGCCCACCGTGCCCTGCAGCTCGACCACGTTGCACTTGCCGCCGGTTTCCTTCGCCAGCCACTCGCCGGCCACCTTGCCCTCATAGACGGTGTCGGAGGTCACGGCGGTCAGGTAGAGGGACTCGTCCTTCGTGTCGATCGAGCGATCAAGCAGGACGACCGGAATCTTGGCGTCCTTGGCTTCCTTGAGAACCGCGTCCCAGCCCGTCGACACGACGGGAGCGATGAAGATGGCATCGACGCCCTGCGCAATGAACGAGCGAACGGCGCGGATTTGATTCTCCTGCTTCTGCTGCGCGTCGGAGATCTTCAGATCGACGCCGCGCTTCTCGGCTTCGATCTTCGAGACCTTCGTCTCGGCGGCCCGCCAGCCGGATTCCGATCCAACCTGCGAGAATCCGATGGTCATTTTATTCTGGGCATAGGCGGCGCCTGAGGACAGCATCAGCGCAGCCATGCCGATTGTCGTCAGAAGATGACGGGCCTTCATGAGCTTTCTCCCTAAAATTTGTCGTTGCTCTTCGACTTTAGCAGCCTTATCAGCTGACCATTAGTACTATTATATGAATCAAATTGAGCGCCTATTCAACCAAAGTCGCGTTCTTTTGAGCCCCGCTCGGCGGGGCGCTACACAGTTGCGAAGGCACCGGGACAATGACCGAAGACAAGAAACGCTCTCTGCGCAGCCAAGCCTGGTTCGGACGTCAGGACAAGATGGGATTCTATTACCGCTCGTTCCTGAAGAACAGCGGCTTCCCGCAGGACCAGTTCGAGGGCCGGCCCGTCATAGGAATCTGTAACACCTGGTCGGAGCTGACGCCCTGCAACGCGCATTTCCGCACCATCGCCGAGCACGTGAAGTACGGCGTGCTGGATGCTGGCGGTTTCCCGCTCGAATTCCCCGTCTCCTCGCTCGGCGAGGTGACCATGCGCCCGACCGCCATGCTGTTCCGCAATCTGGCGGCTATGGACGTGGAGGAGGCGATCCGCGCCCATCCGCTTGATGGCGTGGTTCTCCTCATGGGCTGCGACAAGACCACCCCTGCCCTGCTGATGGGCGCCGCCTCGGCGGATCTGCCCACGATCGGCGTGTCGGGCGGGCCCCAGCTGCGCGGCGTCTATCGAGGCAAGTATATCGGCTCGGGTACCAACATCATCTCCATGAGCGAGCAATTGCGCGCGGGCGAGGTGACCCTGCAGGAATTCCACGAGGCGGAAGGTGGAATGAACCGCTCGGCCGGCCACTGCATGACCATGGGCACCGGCTCCACCATGGCCTCCATGGTCGAGGCTCTCGGAGTCGGCCTGCCGGAGAACGCCGCAATCCCGGCCGCCGACGCCCGGCGCAACCATCTCGCCCGCATGGCCGGGCGGCGCATCGTCGAGATGGTGAACGAGGATCTCGTGCTGTCGAAGGTAATGACCAGGCAGGCCTTCGAGAACGCGATCCGCACGCTCGCGGCCATCGGCGGCTCGACCAACGCGGTCGTACACCTGCTCGCCATCGCGGGACGGGTTGGGATCGACCTGACCCTCGACGATTTCGACAGGCTCGGCCGCGAGATCCACTGCCTCGTCGATCTCATGCCGTCAGGGCGCTTCCTCATGGAGGACTTCTACTATGCAGGCGGCCTGCCGGTAGTGCTGCGCACCTTGGGCGAGCGCGGCCTTCTGCACAAGGATACGCTCACCGTTAACGGCAAGTCGCTCTGGGAGAATGTGAAGGACGCGCCGTGCTGGAACCGCGAGGTGATCACCACCTTCGAGGAGCCATTCAAGCCGGAGGCCGGCATCGCCATCCTGAAGGGCAATCTTGCGCCGAACGGCGCAGTCATCAAGCCGTCGGCGGCTTCGCCTGAACTCATGCAGCACACGGGCCGTGCCGTCGTATTCGAAACCATTGAGGATCTGCATCACCGCATCGACGATGAGGATCTCGACATCGACGAGACCTGCATCATGGTGCTCAAGAACTGCGGACCGAAGGGCTACCCGGGCATGGCCGAGGTCGGCAACATGCCGTTGCCGCAGAAGCTGCTCAAGAAGGGCGTCCGCGACATGATCCGGATCTCGGACGCGCGCATGTCGGGCACCGCCTACGGCACGGTGGTGCTGCACGTGGCACCAGAGGCGGCCGCCGGCGGTCCGCTGGCGCTGGTGCAGAACGGCGACCTGATCACGCTTGATGTCACCGCCCGCAGCCTGCATCTTCACGTCGAGGCCGAGGAGCTGGAGCGTCGACGCGCCGCCTGGGCTCCGCCGGCGCCGCATGCGGATCGCGGGTGGGCCAAACTCTACATCGACCACGTCCTGCAGGCCGACAAAGGAGTCGATCTGGACTTTCTCGTCGGACGGACAGGATCACCCGTTCCCCGCGACAACCATTGAACACGACGCCGATGATAGTGAAGGGAGAAAACATGTCCTCGACCGGCAAGACCTCCACGCGCCCGTACCGCGGCGTATTCCCGGTGGCCCCCACCATTTTCGATGACGACGGCAGGCTCGATCTCGAAGGCCAGAAACGTGCCATCGACTTCATGATCGACGCGGGCTCCGACGGCCTCTGCATCCTGGCGAACTTTTCCGAGCAGTTCGTTCTGACCGACAGCGAACGCGAGACCGTGATGACGACGGTGCTCGACCATGTCGCCGGCCGCGTTCCGGTCATCGTCACCACCAGCCATTTCTCGACCGACATCTGCGTCGAGCGCTGCAAGCGGGCAGAAGCCGCGGGCGCCGCCATGGTGATGATCATGCCGCCCTTCTTCGGTGCGACCCTGAGGGTGTCGGAAGCTGGAATCTACGAGTTCTTCCGCAGGGTCTCGGATGCCATCAGCATTCCGATCATGATTCAGGATGCGCCCATGGCTGGGACTTCCCTGTCAGCGCCCTTCCTTGCCCGCATGGCCAAGGAGATCGCCAACGTCTCCTATTTCAAGATCGAGGTGCCCGGCACCGCGTCCAAGCTGCGGGATCTCATCGCTCTTGGAGGAGACGCCATCGAAGGTCCCTGGGACGGCGAGGAAGCCATTACCCTCATGGCCGACCTCGATGCCGGCGCCACGGGCGCGATGACCGGCGGCGCCTATCCGGACGGCATCCGCAAGATCATCGATCCCTATATGGCGGGCGACAAGGAGGAGGCTGCGGTTGCTTATGAACGCTGGCTTCCACTGATCAATTACGAAAACCGGCAGTGCGGATTGCTGGCCGCCAAGGTGCTCATGAAGGAGGGCGGCGTCATCCGATCGGACGCGGTCCGTCATCCACTGCAGTCCCTGCATCCGGAGACCCGCAAGGGTCTGATCGAGGTCGCCCGCCGTGTCGATCCGGTCGTGCTGCGCTGGGGCCGATAGGGGGACGGCACTCCAACATCGTCGAAAGTATAATCCGCCGCGGATCCACGAGATCCGCGGCTTTTTCTTTCCATCGAAGGCAAAGATTCCGCTGCCCGAAGAGGCGCTGCCGGCCGAGTTAAAGAACGGATAACAAGTCGGCAGAAATCGCTAGGTGTTTCCACTTATTGACGGCCTCGACAACTCTCACAGACTTGGCGCGCCTGGTAGAGCGTGTCGTGGGGGCACGCGCCCCCCGTGGTGATGCGGGCAGGTTCACAAAGAAAAATGTCTGACAAGAATTCTACCATCCGAAACAAATTTGCGCGTTTTCTCACCGGCGTCACCGGCCGGTTCTATGCCGGCATCGCGGCCGGGATCCTCGCTCTGGTTGCGCTCGCAATCTTTGGCTCCGCCACGATCTCCAGCATTCTGACCGAACAGAAGAAGACCGAGCTCAAACATCTTGTGGAATCCGCCGTCAGCATTGTGGCGGATTTTGACGCCCGCGCGAAGCGAGGCGAGATGTCAGAGGATGACGCAAAGAGGCGCGCCTCCGAGACGCTGCGCATCCTGCGCTATGGGGGCTCGGAATACTTCTTCATCCAGGACTACCAGACGGTCATGCTGATGCATCCCTTCAATAAGGCGGTGGAAGGCAAGGACAACTCAGCCGTAAAGGATGCGAATGGCATTTCCTTCTTCAAGGAGATCGGGCAAGCCGGCCGGGCCGGCGGCGGCTTCGTGGCCTATCTCTTTCCCAAACCGAATCAGCCCGAGCCTCTCCCGAAGCTCACCTATGCAGCCAACTTCGACAAATGGGGCTGGGTGATCGGCAGCGGCGTCTATATCGATGATCTCGCGGCCGCCGCCGCATCGTATCGCAACCTGTTTCTGGCGCTCGTGGCCGGTGCGGCGGCTTTTCTCGTGCTGATTGCTTTTGGCCTTGGTCGCAGCATTTCCAGGCCGATTCAGAAGCTGGTGGCGAATATGGGTGCGCTCGCCGACGGCGACCTTTCGGTGACGATCGAGGGAACGTCCCGCCGGGACGAGATCGGCGTCATGGCCGGGTCCGTGCAGGTGTTCAAGGACGCGCTCATCGCGAAGAAGCTTGCCGATGAGGCAACTGCCCTCGAGGCTGATGCGAAAACCCGCCGGGCCGAGCTGCTCGACCAGCTCACCAAGCGCTTCGAGATGAACGTCTCGGCCCTGACGCAGGGGCTGTCCTCGGCGGCCACCGAAATGGAGGCCACCGCCCAGTCCATGACCGCGGTCGCGAGCCAGACCACCCAGCAATCGGTTGGTGTTGCCGCCGCCGTACAGCAGACCTCATCGAACGTGCAGACGGTGGCGGCCGCCACCGAGGAGCTGTCGATCTCGATCCGCGAGATCGCCAGCCAGGTCAGCCAGTCCTCGGCCGTGGCCGAGCGCGCCGTGGCCGGCACCCAGCGCACCAGCGCCACCGTCCAGGAGCTCGCCGCCTCGGCCGAGAAGATCGGCAACGTGGTGCAGCTGATCAACACGATTGCAGGCCAGACCAACCTGCTGGCGCTCAACGCCACCATCGAGGCGGCCCGGGCCGGCGAGGCCGGCAAGGGCTTTGCCGTGGTGGCGAGCGAGGTCAAGGACCTGGCGACGCAGACCGCCCGGGCCACCGAGGAGATCTCGCAGCAGATCGCCTCGGTCCAGCAGGCGACCGGCCAGACGGTAACGGCGATCCAGGAGATCGCCCGCACCATCACCGAGATGAGCCAGATCTCGACCTCGATCGCCGCTGCCATGGAGGAGCAGGGCGCCGCGACCGCCGAGATCGCCCGCAACGTTCAGGAAGCGGCGCGGGGCACGGAAGCCGTGACCGGCAGTATCGCGGATGTGAACCAAGGCGCCGGCGAGACGAGCACGGCAGCCGGTCAGGTGTTAGGCGCGGCACGCGAGCTTGCACGCCATTCTCACGATCTGGGCCAGGAGGTGACGGCCTTCCTCTCCGGCGTGAAGGCCGCCTGAGCCCGTCTGGCTCTGGCATCCGCATCCCCGCCCGGCTCAACAGAGCCGGGCGTTTTTGTTGGTACGCTCGGACAGGCCCCTCCAGGGCTAGACCCCGTTTGGCATTTGCCAAAAGAAGGCGATGGAAACGCAAGTCATGAGACATATATGGGAGATAACCCCTTCGAGACCTCTCTCATGCCCGAGACAGATGAACAGCCGGATGACGAACTGGAAGAGCTGAACGGCACGAAACGCGTCAACTTCCGAGACTATCCGAGTTCCGGCCTCGTGGTGATCGCAGCGCTCAGCTCGGGCTTGGGTTGGATGCTGTTCAGATGGCTCGGCAAGAAGCGCAAGGCCCGGAACGATAGACCGGTCGAGGATAGCACGGCTTCCGGCACCTCTCCTGAGCCCGAAACGCCGGATGGTTCGAGTTCCTGATCCGCTCCCTCATTCCATAGCACGTGCTCAAGCGCACCGCCGCCTGAGCTTCAAGAGATTACGTTAGGGAAATCGGCAGGAGGTTTTTATGGCCCACGATGCTGTTTCCTTCGTTCTCGGCATCATTGCTCCCGTGGCTTTGGTCGGCTGGCTGCTTGTCTTACATTGACGGGCCAAGACATTGTCGATGGGGTTCCATGAGATTTCCCTGGACTGCCGCCCTCGCCATCTGCGTCGCTGGTCTCACGGCCGCTGGGACTGCCCTTTCGGCCGAACTGATGCAGGGCCGGTGCCGGATGGACTATTGTGCTTGGTTCAGCATCGAGAGCCGCGACATCGTCGGCTCCAACAGCAATGGCGGCCTGTTCAAGGTGATCTCCAGGGAATGGACCTCCCATCACCCGAACGGCAGCTATGACAGGCGCCGTCCCAGGACAGGCGGCGAGGCATCGACGGGTTACTATTTCTGCTCGAAGACAAAGCCGTCCGCAATCTGGCAGGGCGACACGGGGCGATGGAAGGTGGCTCTCCTCAACTTGGCTTCGCCCTCCGGTGCCGAGGAGAACGCCGTCATCGAGTATTTTGCCGTCTGCCACGGCGTGCAGACGGGGCATGATACGCAGGATTCATTCGGGGCGCTCACCGAACGATTCGGATACGCGCCTGCCGAGAGCGCGGATTTGCGGGATGCTGAACGGCCAGAGGATGTCCTGAAAGATTAGCCGTCGCGTTCGTTTCGTAACCAGTCGTTTACCTTTCAGGCGCAGCCTTCTCAGGTGCCTGGCTGGCACGGTCCTCCCTCTGGCCGCAACGGCGGCCTCCCTAGAGCGCCAATCGACCCGGCGCTCTTTCTTTGTCGGGATCGGGCGACAAGCGCCGGACTGGAACCTCCATTGTCGTTCCTGCACCCTGCCCTTTTCACCGAATACGTACGTCGGCTTGAACCAGGCTTTTATTCCTTCTTCGCCCTCTTGATCTTCGAAGAGGACAGAATCCTTACTCGGGAACTCAGATTTTCCTGAGATGCCACGATGTTGCCTTATTCGATCAGCAGAAC is part of the Microvirga terrae genome and encodes:
- a CDS encoding IlvD/Edd family dehydratase yields the protein MTEDKKRSLRSQAWFGRQDKMGFYYRSFLKNSGFPQDQFEGRPVIGICNTWSELTPCNAHFRTIAEHVKYGVLDAGGFPLEFPVSSLGEVTMRPTAMLFRNLAAMDVEEAIRAHPLDGVVLLMGCDKTTPALLMGAASADLPTIGVSGGPQLRGVYRGKYIGSGTNIISMSEQLRAGEVTLQEFHEAEGGMNRSAGHCMTMGTGSTMASMVEALGVGLPENAAIPAADARRNHLARMAGRRIVEMVNEDLVLSKVMTRQAFENAIRTLAAIGGSTNAVVHLLAIAGRVGIDLTLDDFDRLGREIHCLVDLMPSGRFLMEDFYYAGGLPVVLRTLGERGLLHKDTLTVNGKSLWENVKDAPCWNREVITTFEEPFKPEAGIAILKGNLAPNGAVIKPSAASPELMQHTGRAVVFETIEDLHHRIDDEDLDIDETCIMVLKNCGPKGYPGMAEVGNMPLPQKLLKKGVRDMIRISDARMSGTAYGTVVLHVAPEAAAGGPLALVQNGDLITLDVTARSLHLHVEAEELERRRAAWAPPAPHADRGWAKLYIDHVLQADKGVDLDFLVGRTGSPVPRDNH
- the ytfQ gene encoding galactofuranose ABC transporter, galactofuranose-binding protein YtfQ; the protein is MKARHLLTTIGMAALMLSSGAAYAQNKMTIGFSQVGSESGWRAAETKVSKIEAEKRGVDLKISDAQQKQENQIRAVRSFIAQGVDAIFIAPVVSTGWDAVLKEAKDAKIPVVLLDRSIDTKDESLYLTAVTSDTVYEGKVAGEWLAKETGGKCNVVELQGTVGSSPAINRKKGFDQVVAANPGMKIVRTQSGDFTRTKGKEVMESFIKAEGGGKNICAVYAHNDDMAIGAIQAIKEAGLKPGKDIKIVSIDGVPDIFKAMSDGEANVTVELTPNMAGPALDALMAFKKDGTAPKKWIQTESKVFTPETAKAEYDKRKDLY
- a CDS encoding methyl-accepting chemotaxis protein gives rise to the protein MSDKNSTIRNKFARFLTGVTGRFYAGIAAGILALVALAIFGSATISSILTEQKKTELKHLVESAVSIVADFDARAKRGEMSEDDAKRRASETLRILRYGGSEYFFIQDYQTVMLMHPFNKAVEGKDNSAVKDANGISFFKEIGQAGRAGGGFVAYLFPKPNQPEPLPKLTYAANFDKWGWVIGSGVYIDDLAAAAASYRNLFLALVAGAAAFLVLIAFGLGRSISRPIQKLVANMGALADGDLSVTIEGTSRRDEIGVMAGSVQVFKDALIAKKLADEATALEADAKTRRAELLDQLTKRFEMNVSALTQGLSSAATEMEATAQSMTAVASQTTQQSVGVAAAVQQTSSNVQTVAAATEELSISIREIASQVSQSSAVAERAVAGTQRTSATVQELAASAEKIGNVVQLINTIAGQTNLLALNATIEAARAGEAGKGFAVVASEVKDLATQTARATEEISQQIASVQQATGQTVTAIQEIARTITEMSQISTSIAAAMEEQGAATAEIARNVQEAARGTEAVTGSIADVNQGAGETSTAAGQVLGAARELARHSHDLGQEVTAFLSGVKAA
- a CDS encoding dihydrodipicolinate synthase family protein, which encodes MSSTGKTSTRPYRGVFPVAPTIFDDDGRLDLEGQKRAIDFMIDAGSDGLCILANFSEQFVLTDSERETVMTTVLDHVAGRVPVIVTTSHFSTDICVERCKRAEAAGAAMVMIMPPFFGATLRVSEAGIYEFFRRVSDAISIPIMIQDAPMAGTSLSAPFLARMAKEIANVSYFKIEVPGTASKLRDLIALGGDAIEGPWDGEEAITLMADLDAGATGAMTGGAYPDGIRKIIDPYMAGDKEEAAVAYERWLPLINYENRQCGLLAAKVLMKEGGVIRSDAVRHPLQSLHPETRKGLIEVARRVDPVVLRWGR